In the genome of Verrucomicrobiia bacterium, one region contains:
- a CDS encoding Rieske (2Fe-2S) protein, giving the protein MGEKLKVASASEIPPGGRLVVEAAGKQIAIFNVNGKLIACDNVCLHRGGPLGEGDIEELIVTCPWHGWQYDLATGVCLMNPKAKIPLYPTTVEEDSVWVEI; this is encoded by the coding sequence ATGGGCGAAAAACTCAAAGTCGCTTCCGCAAGTGAAATTCCTCCCGGAGGGCGCCTGGTTGTTGAAGCGGCCGGGAAGCAGATTGCCATTTTCAACGTCAACGGAAAATTGATTGCCTGCGACAACGTCTGTCTGCATCGGGGGGGACCCTTGGGGGAAGGGGATATTGAAGAGCTCATTGTCACCTGCCCCTGGCACGGCTGGCAGTACGATCTGGCCACAGGAGTATGTTTGATGAATCCAAAAGCAAAAATTCCCCTCTATCCGACGACTGTGGAGGAGGATTCCGTTTGGGTGGAGATATAA
- a CDS encoding enoyl-CoA hydratase-related protein, translating to MALVEYSVKNGIAILELNDPPANTYTYEMMRELDDCILKARFEDSVYVILLRGHGDKFFSAGANIRMLATVTPEFKYYFCLHANETLNRLEQTPKLVIAALNGHTVGGGLEIALAADIRIARRGAGKIGLPEVTLGVLPGTGGTQRLGRLIGKSKAIEMMATGRTFEFEEGMQLGIVNQVYESEGFFEKVMEYASQFVPPKKASRAVGRIKRSVCSGVEVPFSEGLAIERELQQQLFMSSDAKEGLTAYVEKRTPQFAGK from the coding sequence ATGGCATTAGTGGAATATTCAGTTAAAAACGGCATTGCCATACTGGAACTGAACGACCCGCCCGCCAACACCTACACCTACGAAATGATGCGGGAGCTGGATGACTGCATTCTAAAGGCGCGGTTCGAGGATTCGGTTTATGTCATCCTCTTGCGCGGGCATGGGGACAAGTTTTTTTCGGCGGGGGCCAACATCCGGATGCTGGCAACAGTCACACCGGAATTCAAGTATTATTTTTGTCTGCACGCCAACGAAACCTTGAACCGGCTGGAGCAAACCCCCAAGCTGGTCATCGCCGCTTTGAACGGGCATACCGTCGGCGGGGGACTGGAAATCGCCCTGGCGGCGGATATCCGCATTGCCCGGCGGGGAGCGGGAAAAATCGGGCTGCCGGAAGTGACGCTCGGCGTTCTGCCGGGAACGGGGGGCACCCAGCGGCTTGGCCGCCTCATCGGCAAATCGAAGGCCATCGAGATGATGGCCACCGGGCGGACGTTTGAATTTGAGGAAGGGATGCAGCTGGGCATCGTCAACCAAGTATACGAATCGGAGGGATTTTTCGAGAAGGTTATGGAGTACGCCTCCCAGTTCGTTCCGCCCAAGAAGGCCTCGCGCGCGGTGGGGAGAATCAAACGCTCGGTCTGCTCCGGGGTGGAAGTACCTTTCTCCGAAGGGTTGGCCATCGAGCGGGAGTTGCAGCAGCAGCTTTTTATGTCCTCCGACGCCAAGGAGGGTTTGACCGCCTATGTGGAGAAGCGGACGCCGCAGTTTGCGGGGAAGTAG
- a CDS encoding DinB family protein — translation MVSAKEIDEQLSILQETGRKISECFSSFGSRMDFKPSPEKWSAREVLHHLTDSEIVLAYRLRTLLSEREPMLKAFDQNSWSATLAPEREELTFMKGAFEANRNLTIRLLKKIPAALWEKKGVHEEAGEMRTYDLVVRNTSHCLRHLEQLQKLSEASQGVKA, via the coding sequence ATGGTATCGGCGAAGGAAATAGACGAGCAGCTGTCCATTTTGCAGGAGACGGGGCGGAAGATTTCGGAGTGCTTTTCCTCCTTTGGGTCCCGGATGGATTTCAAGCCGTCGCCGGAGAAATGGTCGGCGCGGGAGGTTTTGCATCATCTGACCGACTCCGAAATCGTTCTGGCCTACCGGCTGCGGACTTTGCTTTCGGAGCGGGAGCCGATGCTCAAGGCGTTCGACCAGAATTCGTGGTCGGCCACCCTTGCGCCGGAACGGGAGGAACTCACCTTTATGAAGGGGGCATTCGAGGCGAACCGGAATTTGACCATCCGGCTTTTGAAAAAAATTCCGGCGGCCTTGTGGGAGAAGAAAGGGGTTCATGAAGAGGCCGGGGAGATGCGGACGTATGATTTGGTGGTGCGGAACACGAGCCATTGTTTGCGCCATTTGGAGCAATTGCAGAAACTCTCCGAGGCCTCGCAGGGGGTGAAAGCATGA